From one Vibrio palustris genomic stretch:
- a CDS encoding F0F1 ATP synthase subunit epsilon: protein MAIGVTNNTFQLSVVSAERTLYSGPAHGLAIAGADGELGIRPGHSPLISKIKPGVARIAGSLNKPEEILYISGGLVEVQPDTVTVLADTALHGTEIDKARAQAARKTAEENIRKASGELSFSQAQIELTKALAQLRAVELTSRQRQR from the coding sequence ATGGCGATAGGTGTAACGAACAACACGTTCCAGTTAAGTGTAGTGAGTGCTGAACGCACCCTATATTCTGGCCCTGCCCACGGGTTAGCCATCGCGGGGGCTGATGGTGAACTTGGTATTCGCCCCGGCCACTCTCCTTTGATCAGTAAGATTAAACCCGGCGTGGCACGGATTGCTGGTAGTCTGAATAAACCCGAAGAGATTCTTTATATCTCAGGTGGCTTGGTGGAAGTACAACCGGACACTGTGACGGTATTAGCGGACACGGCACTGCATGGAACGGAGATTGACAAAGCACGGGCGCAAGCCGCACGTAAAACCGCGGAAGAAAATATTCGTAAAGCGAGCGGTGAGCTAAGCTTTTCTCAAGCACAAATTGAGTTAACCAAAGCGCTAGCTCAATTGCGGGCAGTCGAGCTAACTAGCCGTCAGCGACAGCGCTAA
- a CDS encoding helix-turn-helix domain-containing protein: MELTQEDRTTLYNIWMSQKAKMQITQMEMAKRLGLTQVEFSRILRGDAEISMAFVTKFCKQLHIEPYSTLPTLKRAQMGNAVVQLQNRVVVDGQIQNVYINGNEVIIEYSHQPELV; encoded by the coding sequence ATGGAGTTAACCCAAGAAGATCGTACCACTCTGTACAATATTTGGATGTCACAAAAAGCCAAAATGCAGATTACTCAAATGGAGATGGCGAAACGATTAGGGCTGACACAAGTTGAGTTTTCAAGAATTCTTCGTGGTGATGCAGAGATTTCAATGGCATTTGTCACTAAGTTTTGTAAGCAATTACATATAGAACCTTACAGCACGTTACCGACACTAAAACGTGCCCAAATGGGAAACGCTGTGGTTCAATTACAAAATCGCGTTGTCGTTGATGGGCAAATACAGAACGTATATATCAACGGGAATGAAGTGATTATCGAGTACAGTCACCAGCCTGAACTTGTGTAG
- a CDS encoding antibiotic biosynthesis monooxygenase family protein codes for MTVIAQTPKPPYYAVIFTSIRTPVDDGYGDMANRMIELASQEPGFLGVESAREEVGITVSYWQDLDSIQRWKANAEHREAQRLGHEKWYASFKTRISKVERDYGRD; via the coding sequence ATGACCGTCATCGCACAAACCCCTAAGCCGCCGTATTATGCCGTCATTTTTACCTCAATCAGAACACCGGTTGATGACGGTTATGGTGACATGGCCAATCGTATGATTGAATTAGCCAGCCAAGAGCCGGGCTTTTTAGGTGTGGAATCTGCCCGAGAAGAGGTGGGGATCACTGTGTCTTATTGGCAAGATCTCGATTCGATTCAACGTTGGAAAGCCAATGCCGAACATCGAGAAGCGCAAAGATTAGGGCATGAAAAATGGTATGCCAGTTTTAAAACTCGCATATCGAAAGTTGAACGGGATTATGGCCGAGATTGA
- a CDS encoding exoribonuclease R, producing MQQDYRYDCLANTEKEELTELAMRMLHRLVPEPVVREIFHFQEQEKASDERQQEAYFDATLRLHAVALGEIPALFADSQNAEQNIDRMTRLILWHFYAIGFQLDQSINLQTHCAEVEACISPRPKDTLAWSNTLTALLYRYAELGKTDNN from the coding sequence ATGCAACAAGATTATCGTTACGATTGTCTCGCGAACACCGAGAAAGAAGAACTGACAGAATTGGCCATGCGCATGCTGCATCGCTTAGTCCCTGAACCCGTAGTGAGAGAGATTTTTCACTTCCAAGAGCAAGAGAAAGCCTCCGATGAGCGTCAGCAAGAGGCCTATTTTGATGCAACGTTGAGATTACACGCGGTTGCGTTGGGGGAAATTCCAGCACTTTTTGCCGACTCACAAAATGCAGAGCAGAATATAGACCGCATGACACGGCTAATTTTGTGGCATTTTTACGCGATTGGTTTCCAATTAGACCAGTCAATCAACTTGCAAACTCATTGTGCAGAAGTTGAAGCCTGTATTTCACCGCGCCCCAAAGACACTTTGGCATGGTCTAACACGCTAACGGCGTTGCTGTATCGTTATGCAGAGCTCGGTAAGACAGATAACAACTAA
- the atpB gene encoding F0F1 ATP synthase subunit A yields the protein MANVETAHEYIEHHLTFLSSGDGFLGINIDSMIMVWLLGLIFILTFRFAISKGTKGVPGRFQCFVELIFEFVDNLCSEIFQAKDRLIGPLSMTIFVWVLLMNTIDLLPVDLIPQITQAMGIAHFRDLPSADVNVTMSMALCVFILVLGYTFKSKGIVGFIKELTTQPFTSPFLYPVNFVLEMVTLISKPISLGLRLFGNMYAGEMIFILIALMPWWLQWALSVPWALFHILIVILQAFIFMVLTIVYLAMAVEESH from the coding sequence ATGGCTAACGTTGAAACCGCTCATGAGTATATTGAGCATCATTTAACGTTTCTTTCCTCCGGGGATGGGTTCTTAGGAATCAATATTGATTCAATGATCATGGTTTGGTTATTAGGACTTATATTTATTCTCACGTTCCGTTTTGCGATCAGCAAGGGGACAAAAGGGGTACCAGGACGCTTTCAATGTTTTGTCGAACTGATATTTGAGTTTGTAGATAATTTGTGCAGTGAGATATTTCAAGCCAAAGACCGTTTAATTGGGCCTTTGTCAATGACAATATTTGTCTGGGTGTTATTAATGAATACAATCGACTTATTACCTGTTGATTTAATTCCACAAATAACACAAGCAATGGGAATCGCGCATTTCCGCGATCTTCCTTCTGCAGACGTCAATGTCACGATGTCAATGGCATTATGCGTGTTTATCTTGGTACTTGGTTATACCTTTAAAAGTAAAGGTATAGTGGGATTTATTAAAGAATTAACGACTCAACCGTTTACATCACCATTTTTATACCCAGTTAACTTTGTATTAGAAATGGTCACGTTAATATCAAAACCTATCTCATTAGGATTACGATTATTTGGCAACATGTACGCAGGAGAAATGATATTTATTTTGATAGCACTGATGCCATGGTGGCTACAATGGGCATTGAGTGTGCCATGGGCATTGTTTCATATTTTAATTGTCATTCTGCAAGCATTTATATTTATGGTTTTGACCATTGTTTATTTAGCAATGGCTGTTGAAGAAAGCCATTAA
- a CDS encoding GNAT family N-acetyltransferase, which yields MTTGCRILSIEDIPAYRVLRLESLRLHPECFGANYEAERQKDVLFFEEQMASQTDTLMIGAFDDHQLIGMCGLIAIDDEKYLLVGMYVQSAYRGLGASTQLVQYAQSVLAASIRTAIVLTVYEENQVALAFYKKMGFSHQSTLGDEILMQWDDADHPH from the coding sequence ATGACGACCGGGTGCCGAATTCTTTCTATTGAGGATATTCCAGCATATCGCGTATTACGCTTAGAAAGTTTGCGCTTGCATCCAGAATGCTTTGGTGCGAATTACGAAGCTGAGCGTCAAAAAGACGTATTATTTTTTGAAGAGCAAATGGCTAGCCAAACCGACACTCTCATGATTGGGGCGTTTGATGATCATCAATTAATCGGTATGTGTGGATTAATAGCGATAGATGATGAAAAGTATTTGTTAGTTGGCATGTATGTTCAATCTGCTTACCGAGGCTTGGGAGCCAGTACCCAGTTAGTGCAATATGCACAATCGGTCTTGGCGGCGTCGATACGAACCGCGATCGTTTTGACTGTCTATGAAGAGAATCAAGTGGCGCTCGCCTTTTATAAAAAAATGGGCTTTTCTCACCAGTCCACGCTAGGCGATGAAATACTGATGCAGTGGGATGATGCTGATCACCCTCATTAA
- a CDS encoding FMN-binding negative transcriptional regulator, which yields MYIPANTRLDDRQAIAHIINEHGFGLLISSRLNATHLPMLYQTSNDGFGELYGHFAKANPHSRELDGERVLVIFNGPHAYISPAWYATQPAVPTWNYVAVHCYGTVQLLEEPENSLALDQLIQRYEPELLADNDIMPNEFKTKLRSGIVGFKIVLDDIQAKEKLGQHRSEADQQGVYQALLHSDHDGAQELAAYMKQRELGTGNSDVTS from the coding sequence ATGTACATACCCGCGAATACTCGGTTAGATGATCGGCAAGCGATCGCGCATATTATCAATGAGCACGGGTTTGGGCTGCTCATTTCATCTAGGCTTAACGCCACCCATCTGCCCATGTTGTATCAAACCTCTAATGACGGCTTCGGTGAGCTTTACGGTCATTTTGCGAAAGCCAATCCACACAGCCGCGAGTTAGACGGTGAGCGCGTATTGGTCATATTTAATGGGCCACATGCTTACATATCGCCAGCTTGGTATGCCACTCAGCCCGCTGTGCCCACTTGGAACTATGTCGCGGTGCATTGCTATGGCACAGTGCAATTATTAGAGGAACCCGAGAATTCATTGGCTTTAGATCAATTAATTCAACGTTATGAGCCTGAATTACTTGCTGATAACGACATTATGCCGAACGAGTTTAAAACCAAATTGCGAAGTGGCATTGTCGGTTTCAAAATCGTGTTAGATGATATTCAAGCGAAAGAAAAGCTCGGCCAACACCGTAGCGAAGCTGACCAACAAGGAGTGTATCAGGCGCTACTACACAGCGACCATGATGGCGCACAAGAGTTGGCGGCGTATATGAAACAACGTGAGTTAGGCACAGGAAACAGTGACGTTACATCGTGA
- the atpE gene encoding F0F1 ATP synthase subunit C: protein MDIVSAVLYVAGALLIGLGAAGAASGIGNLAGKYLEGVARQPDLTPMLRTQFFIMMGLVDAVPMIGVGIGLYIIFAVA, encoded by the coding sequence ATGGATATCGTCAGCGCAGTTTTGTATGTGGCCGGTGCTTTATTAATTGGTTTAGGTGCCGCCGGTGCCGCCTCAGGTATTGGTAACTTAGCCGGTAAATATTTAGAAGGGGTGGCTCGCCAGCCAGATTTAACTCCAATGCTTCGTACTCAGTTCTTCATCATGATGGGGTTAGTGGATGCGGTACCAATGATTGGTGTGGGTATCGGCCTATACATCATCTTCGCCGTAGCGTAA
- the atpA gene encoding F0F1 ATP synthase subunit alpha → MQLNSNEISELIRGRIEKFDLVTEAKNEGTIVSVSDGIITIHGLSDVMQGEMIELPGQRFALALNLERHSVGAVVMGPYSDLSEGMKVQGTGRILEVPVGECLLGRVVNTLGAPIDGKGPIEATEHQPVEVIAPGVIERQSVDQPIQTGYKAVDSMIPIGRGQRELIIGDRQTGKTALAIDAIINQRSLGVKCIYVAIGQKASTVANVVRKLEEHDALSNTIIVVATASEAAALQYLAPYSGCTMGEYFRDRGEDALIVYDDLSKQAVAYRQISLLLKRPPGREAFPGDVFYLHSRLLERAARVNTHYVERATKGAVKGKTGSLTALPIIETQAGDVSAFVPTNVISITDGQIFLQTELFNSGLRPAVDPGISVSRVGGAAQTKIMKKLSGGIRTALAQYRELAAFAQFSSDLDEATRRQLDHGEKVTELMKQKQYAPMTVGEQAVVIFAAEKGFLESVELKQVGQFEEALLAHAHQNASELLQHLDDTGAYGDDEEKRLFSLLESFTALQ, encoded by the coding sequence ATGCAATTAAATTCAAATGAAATCAGTGAACTCATTAGAGGCCGAATTGAGAAGTTCGACCTCGTCACTGAAGCAAAAAATGAAGGGACGATTGTCTCTGTGAGTGACGGCATCATCACGATTCATGGTCTTTCTGATGTCATGCAAGGTGAGATGATTGAGTTACCCGGGCAACGTTTTGCTCTGGCGCTTAACCTAGAAAGGCACTCTGTCGGTGCGGTGGTCATGGGGCCTTATTCCGATCTCTCGGAAGGCATGAAAGTACAGGGAACGGGGCGTATTCTTGAAGTGCCGGTCGGCGAGTGCTTACTAGGTCGTGTGGTCAATACTTTGGGCGCACCAATTGATGGTAAAGGGCCGATTGAGGCGACCGAGCACCAACCTGTTGAAGTGATTGCCCCTGGGGTGATTGAACGTCAATCAGTCGATCAACCCATTCAAACCGGTTATAAAGCGGTCGATTCCATGATTCCAATTGGCCGTGGTCAGCGAGAACTGATTATCGGTGACCGTCAGACCGGTAAAACGGCACTGGCTATCGATGCCATCATCAACCAACGCTCGTTGGGGGTTAAATGTATTTATGTTGCGATTGGCCAGAAAGCGTCGACGGTCGCCAACGTCGTGCGTAAGCTTGAAGAGCATGATGCGTTAAGTAATACCATTATTGTGGTTGCCACCGCCTCTGAAGCGGCCGCATTGCAATATCTTGCCCCTTACTCAGGTTGCACTATGGGTGAGTATTTCCGAGACCGCGGCGAAGATGCGTTGATTGTTTATGATGACCTCTCTAAACAAGCGGTGGCGTATCGTCAAATCTCACTGCTATTGAAACGTCCACCCGGTCGTGAAGCCTTCCCTGGCGATGTGTTTTATTTACACTCCCGCTTGCTGGAACGTGCGGCGCGAGTTAACACTCATTATGTTGAGCGCGCGACCAAAGGCGCGGTGAAAGGCAAAACGGGGTCACTCACTGCGCTGCCCATTATCGAAACACAAGCGGGCGACGTTTCGGCGTTCGTACCGACCAACGTGATTTCGATTACTGATGGGCAGATTTTCTTGCAGACTGAACTGTTTAACTCAGGATTGCGTCCCGCGGTTGACCCAGGCATCTCGGTGTCTCGTGTCGGCGGCGCTGCACAAACCAAGATTATGAAAAAACTCTCCGGTGGGATTCGTACCGCGCTCGCGCAGTATCGTGAGTTGGCCGCTTTTGCCCAGTTCTCTTCGGATTTGGATGAAGCCACTCGTCGCCAATTAGATCATGGTGAGAAAGTGACTGAGCTTATGAAGCAGAAACAATACGCACCGATGACGGTGGGTGAGCAAGCGGTTGTTATTTTCGCGGCAGAGAAAGGTTTTCTTGAGAGTGTTGAGCTCAAACAGGTTGGGCAGTTTGAAGAAGCGCTTTTGGCACATGCGCATCAAAATGCATCCGAGCTGTTACAGCACCTCGATGATACCGGCGCTTATGGTGATGATGAAGAGAAGCGGCTCTTTAGCTTATTGGAATCGTTCACTGCACTGCAATAA
- the atpG gene encoding F0F1 ATP synthase subunit gamma, with protein MANSKEIRTKIASVQSTQKITSAMQMVAASKMRKVQKNMEASRPYAKNMRKVISHVSAGTLEYSHTFLQERDVKRIAYIIISSDRGLCGGLNTNLFKAVLTDMQQWQAQNVEVDTTLIGSKAINFFRDTGQVIAQTSGLGDTPQLEEMLGTVNAMLEHYSDGKIDRLYLVFNQFVNTMVQKPRVMQLLPFPKEDIGRNKEARWDYIYEQSPQDILDHLIHRYVESLVYQGVVESIACEQAARMMAMQSATDNAEQLIDDLQLAFNKARQAAITNELTEIISGAAAV; from the coding sequence ATGGCAAATTCTAAAGAGATTCGCACCAAGATTGCCAGTGTTCAGAGTACGCAAAAAATCACCAGCGCAATGCAAATGGTGGCGGCGAGTAAAATGCGTAAAGTGCAGAAAAATATGGAAGCATCGCGTCCTTATGCGAAAAACATGCGCAAAGTGATCAGCCATGTATCCGCAGGGACATTGGAATATAGCCATACTTTTTTGCAAGAGCGAGATGTTAAACGCATCGCTTATATCATTATTTCGTCGGATCGCGGTTTGTGTGGCGGTTTAAACACCAACTTGTTCAAAGCGGTTTTGACCGATATGCAGCAATGGCAAGCGCAAAACGTGGAAGTCGATACCACGTTAATAGGTTCCAAAGCGATCAACTTCTTTCGTGATACCGGCCAAGTGATTGCGCAAACCTCAGGGTTGGGGGATACGCCCCAATTAGAAGAGATGCTGGGGACGGTTAATGCCATGTTAGAGCATTACTCGGACGGGAAAATCGACCGTTTGTATTTGGTGTTTAACCAGTTTGTGAACACTATGGTGCAAAAACCGCGCGTCATGCAACTGCTGCCATTTCCTAAAGAGGACATTGGCAGAAACAAAGAAGCCCGCTGGGATTACATCTACGAGCAATCGCCACAGGATATTCTTGATCACTTGATTCACCGCTACGTGGAATCGCTCGTGTATCAAGGGGTGGTAGAAAGCATTGCGTGTGAACAAGCGGCACGCATGATGGCGATGCAATCGGCCACGGATAACGCAGAACAGCTTATCGATGACTTGCAACTGGCGTTCAATAAAGCCCGTCAAGCGGCCATCACGAATGAATTGACAGAAATTATTTCTGGTGCTGCGGCAGTTTAG
- a CDS encoding F0F1 ATP synthase subunit delta, translated as MSELTEVARPYAQAAFEYALDNNALDEWQYMLDIAGMVIEQPIVKSYIDNAQAENGQAELLDIFLQAGGELFDQYFQNFLKVMAENQRLIAVGLVIGQFRQLKAQLDQILPVTVCVSETLNEQQLADISQSLAAKFGKTIELEQHIHPDLVGGIVIQANQMVFDGSVLTNIDRLSTNLHV; from the coding sequence ATGTCTGAATTGACAGAGGTTGCCAGGCCTTACGCACAAGCCGCATTTGAGTATGCACTGGACAATAACGCGTTGGACGAGTGGCAGTATATGCTCGATATCGCAGGAATGGTGATTGAACAGCCCATCGTCAAGTCGTACATCGACAACGCGCAAGCGGAAAATGGCCAAGCAGAGTTGCTGGATATTTTTCTGCAAGCAGGTGGTGAGTTATTCGATCAATATTTTCAAAACTTCCTGAAAGTGATGGCGGAAAATCAACGCTTGATCGCAGTGGGGTTGGTCATTGGCCAGTTTCGTCAATTAAAAGCGCAATTGGATCAAATACTGCCAGTAACGGTGTGCGTGTCTGAGACATTAAACGAGCAACAACTCGCCGATATTTCGCAGTCGTTAGCCGCTAAGTTTGGCAAAACCATTGAATTAGAACAACACATCCATCCAGACCTCGTTGGCGGTATCGTGATTCAAGCCAACCAAATGGTATTTGATGGCAGCGTTCTGACCAATATTGACCGCCTCTCGACCAACCTACATGTGTAA
- the atpD gene encoding F0F1 ATP synthase subunit beta, producing MSTGKIVKVIGAVVDVEFAHNEGPNVYEALKVLTDNDTSLMLEVEQQLGGGVVRCIAMGTSDGLKRGIVCERTNGPIEVPVGEETLGRIMNVLGEPIDECGPIGEKLQYGIHRAAPSYEDQANSSALLETGIKVIDLICPFAKGGKIGLFGGAGVGKTVNMMELINNIAKAHSGLSVFTGVGERTREGNDFYYEMKEAGVLDKVAMVYGQMNEPPGNRLRVALTGLTIAERFRDEGRDVLLFVDNIYRYTLAGTEVSALLGRMPSAVGYQPTLAEEMGVLQERITSTRSGSITSIQAVYVPADDLTDPSPATTFAHLDATIVLSRNIAALGLYPAVDPLDSTSRQLDPLVVGQEHYDIAQRVQMTLQRYKELKDIIAILGMDELSEEDKRLVSRARKVERFLTQPYHVAEVFTGQPGVFVPLKDTLASFKGLLDGEYDDIPEQAFLYCGTMDEVLEKAKTL from the coding sequence ATGAGTACTGGCAAAATTGTCAAAGTCATTGGCGCGGTGGTTGATGTCGAGTTCGCGCACAATGAAGGCCCTAATGTGTATGAAGCACTGAAGGTGCTAACAGATAATGATACATCGCTGATGCTAGAAGTTGAGCAGCAGCTTGGTGGCGGGGTTGTGCGTTGTATTGCTATGGGCACATCGGATGGTTTGAAACGTGGCATTGTGTGTGAAAGAACCAATGGGCCGATTGAAGTCCCAGTCGGAGAAGAAACACTCGGCCGAATCATGAATGTGCTGGGAGAGCCGATTGATGAATGTGGTCCCATTGGTGAGAAACTCCAATATGGCATTCACCGCGCCGCACCCAGTTATGAAGACCAAGCTAATTCCTCTGCATTATTAGAGACAGGTATTAAGGTCATCGACTTAATTTGTCCGTTCGCTAAAGGCGGTAAAATCGGACTTTTTGGCGGTGCAGGTGTGGGTAAAACCGTCAATATGATGGAGCTTATCAATAACATCGCTAAAGCTCACTCGGGTCTATCCGTGTTTACTGGGGTGGGTGAGCGTACCCGTGAGGGCAACGACTTTTATTACGAAATGAAAGAGGCCGGCGTACTGGATAAAGTCGCGATGGTGTATGGGCAAATGAATGAGCCACCAGGCAACCGCTTACGCGTTGCCTTAACAGGTTTAACCATTGCTGAACGTTTTCGTGATGAAGGGCGTGATGTCTTATTGTTCGTTGATAATATTTACCGTTATACCTTAGCGGGGACCGAAGTGTCCGCATTGCTTGGCCGGATGCCATCGGCGGTTGGGTATCAGCCAACATTGGCGGAGGAAATGGGAGTACTACAAGAGCGTATTACCTCGACTCGTTCAGGCTCGATCACTTCTATCCAAGCGGTCTATGTCCCTGCGGATGACTTAACCGATCCATCGCCTGCGACGACGTTTGCGCACTTGGATGCCACCATCGTTTTATCCCGTAATATTGCGGCATTAGGTTTGTATCCGGCGGTTGATCCACTAGATTCGACCTCACGTCAGCTTGATCCTTTGGTGGTTGGGCAAGAGCACTATGATATTGCTCAGCGTGTACAGATGACGCTGCAACGTTATAAAGAGCTGAAAGACATCATCGCCATTCTTGGGATGGATGAACTGTCAGAGGAAGACAAACGCTTGGTATCTCGTGCACGTAAAGTCGAACGTTTCTTAACTCAGCCTTATCATGTTGCGGAAGTCTTTACGGGTCAACCCGGTGTGTTTGTGCCACTCAAAGACACCTTGGCTAGCTTCAAAGGTTTGCTGGATGGCGAGTATGACGATATTCCTGAACAGGCATTTTTATACTGTGGCACGATGGATGAAGTGCTCGAAAAAGCCAAAACACTGTAA
- a CDS encoding GNAT family N-acetyltransferase: MNIQVRRAEPADGPAVKAIYECRNAYSSTLQMPCPSDASWAHRFVDVPENVYAFVALLDGEIVGNIGFSVCDNPRRRHVGSFGMGVKDTMQGKGVGSALLATVADLADNWLNLKRIELTVYTDNDAAIQLYKKFGFIKEGESKAFAFRNGEYVDAYHMARILP; the protein is encoded by the coding sequence ATGAACATTCAAGTAAGACGCGCAGAGCCAGCGGATGGGCCTGCCGTTAAGGCGATTTATGAGTGCCGCAATGCTTATAGCAGCACTTTACAAATGCCATGTCCATCTGACGCAAGCTGGGCCCATCGTTTTGTGGATGTCCCAGAGAATGTTTACGCGTTTGTCGCATTGCTCGATGGAGAGATTGTCGGCAACATCGGTTTTTCGGTGTGTGACAATCCCAGACGTCGCCATGTCGGCAGTTTTGGCATGGGTGTGAAAGATACGATGCAGGGCAAAGGCGTCGGTAGCGCATTACTCGCCACCGTAGCGGATTTAGCCGATAACTGGTTAAATCTAAAACGGATTGAACTGACGGTATACACGGATAACGACGCGGCGATTCAATTGTATAAGAAATTTGGTTTTATTAAGGAAGGCGAGTCCAAGGCGTTTGCGTTTCGCAATGGTGAGTATGTTGATGCCTACCATATGGCTCGAATACTACCCTAG
- a CDS encoding GrpB family protein, producing the protein MKFYQPSVYQPQCQQWFTHYKSAIQACLPDARIEHIGASSLPNALSKGDVDIFVGVAPEQLEECVATLSALGFSQKRDTLRTPELCMLEALSEDDVALQVVANGSEYEDFLLFRDALRATPDLVTQYNALKQACVGVSQAEYRKTKSVFIGRVIEQTRENSSR; encoded by the coding sequence ATGAAATTTTATCAACCCAGTGTCTATCAACCCCAGTGTCAACAATGGTTTACTCACTATAAATCGGCCATTCAAGCGTGCTTACCCGATGCGCGCATCGAACATATTGGTGCCTCGTCACTCCCGAATGCCCTATCAAAAGGCGACGTGGATATTTTTGTTGGCGTGGCGCCTGAGCAGTTGGAAGAGTGTGTCGCAACGTTAAGCGCGTTAGGCTTTTCACAAAAACGCGATACGTTACGGACCCCCGAGTTATGCATGCTAGAGGCGTTATCTGAAGATGATGTCGCGCTGCAAGTGGTCGCCAATGGTTCCGAGTATGAGGATTTTTTACTCTTTCGTGATGCACTCAGAGCCACCCCTGATTTAGTCACTCAGTACAATGCCCTAAAGCAAGCCTGTGTTGGTGTCAGTCAAGCAGAATATCGGAAGACAAAATCTGTATTTATTGGGCGTGTTATTGAGCAAACTAGGGAAAATAGCTCGCGCTAG
- a CDS encoding DUF3297 family protein, translating to MSNTDSKPTLPDHLSGNSRSPFFVEECFEHQIGITLNGKERTDVEEYCISEGWVKIPSPKAKDRYGNPMLITLKGEVTAFYK from the coding sequence ATGAGCAACACGGACTCAAAACCAACATTACCGGATCATTTATCAGGAAACTCTCGTAGCCCATTTTTTGTGGAAGAGTGTTTTGAGCATCAAATCGGTATTACGCTTAACGGTAAAGAACGCACAGACGTTGAAGAGTACTGTATTAGCGAAGGTTGGGTAAAAATTCCTTCACCAAAAGCGAAAGATCGCTACGGTAACCCAATGCTGATCACGCTAAAAGGTGAAGTGACCGCTTTTTACAAGTAA
- a CDS encoding GNAT family N-acetyltransferase — MLRQFTSHDAHHLINTIDSEEQCYLWSGPTYRYPLDHHQIEIHCAKSEVTPYIFEYEGEVIGYVELYKVTRWHYRLCRVLVFAPFRSQGWSVPMLQEAIDVAYHDHHAYKLSLAVFERNYIALRCYRDLGFRVSSVDRTSRTFQHETWPLVRMKRVFWKRRLKEWLKGY, encoded by the coding sequence ATGCTACGACAATTCACCTCTCACGATGCTCACCATTTAATCAATACTATCGACTCTGAGGAGCAGTGTTATTTATGGAGTGGGCCGACTTACCGCTATCCGCTTGATCATCACCAAATTGAAATCCATTGTGCCAAGAGCGAAGTAACGCCCTATATTTTTGAGTATGAAGGCGAGGTGATCGGTTATGTGGAACTCTATAAAGTGACACGCTGGCATTATCGATTATGTCGAGTATTGGTGTTTGCGCCGTTTCGCTCGCAAGGGTGGAGTGTACCTATGCTTCAAGAGGCCATAGATGTCGCCTATCACGACCACCATGCCTATAAATTAAGCTTAGCGGTATTTGAACGTAATTATATTGCGTTGCGCTGCTACCGAGATTTAGGTTTTAGAGTGAGCTCGGTCGATCGTACATCCCGTACGTTTCAACATGAAACGTGGCCTTTAGTACGTATGAAACGCGTGTTTTGGAAGCGTCGACTAAAAGAATGGTTGAAGGGTTATTAA
- a CDS encoding F0F1 ATP synthase subunit B: MNINATMLGQVISFIIFTWLCMKYVWPPLVKLLDERRADIAKGLEHTDQAAKELALAKANGQAVISEAREKAQALMAQGKQRQDAMIEEAVELARKEKARIIEEGRAEVENERHRLRQELQAEMADLVIESASKLISRNLDSDANRNLVNRFIKEL; this comes from the coding sequence ATGAACATTAATGCAACGATGCTAGGCCAAGTAATTTCCTTCATTATTTTTACTTGGTTGTGCATGAAATACGTATGGCCACCCCTCGTTAAACTGTTGGATGAACGTCGAGCTGACATTGCCAAAGGGTTAGAACATACCGACCAAGCGGCAAAAGAACTCGCATTAGCCAAAGCCAACGGGCAGGCGGTCATTAGCGAAGCGCGTGAAAAAGCACAAGCGCTCATGGCACAAGGCAAGCAACGCCAAGATGCCATGATTGAAGAAGCGGTTGAGCTCGCAAGAAAAGAGAAAGCACGCATTATTGAAGAAGGCCGAGCGGAAGTAGAAAACGAACGTCATCGCTTACGTCAAGAGTTGCAAGCTGAAATGGCGGATTTGGTGATTGAAAGTGCAAGCAAATTGATTAGCCGTAATTTAGATAGTGACGCCAATCGAAACCTTGTGAATCGATTCATTAAAGAGCTGTAA